The Gemmatimonas phototrophica region ACCCGGCGGCCGCGCTCCCGTTCCTGTTCGGTGCGGGGGTGCTCACCAGCCTCACGCCGTGCGTCTATCCGATGATCCCGATCACGGCCGCGATCGTTGGAGGACAGTCATCATCGGAGCAGTTGGGCGCCACCAAAGTGTCACGATGGCGCCCTCTTGGCCTTTCCATGCTGTATGTGGCGGGATTGGCGAGTGTCTATGCCGGGCTGGGGTTGCTGGCCGGGCTCACCGGAACCATGTTCGGGACCGTGTCCGCGAACCCGTGGGCGTACTTCACCATGGCCAACCTGCTCATGGTGGCCGGACTGTCCATGCTGGACGTGATTCCGGTGCGGGTGCCATCGGCCATCATGCAGCGCGCCGCCAATGCAGGGACCGGCGGGCGGGCCGCTGGCGCACTCATCATGGGCGCCGCCTCCGGGCTTGTGGCCGCCCCCTGTTCGGCGCCGGTCATGGCGGCCGTGC contains the following coding sequences:
- a CDS encoding cytochrome c biogenesis protein CcdA, yielding MPALLQISDLTAQLSGNPAAALPFLFGAGVLTSLTPCVYPMIPITAAIVGGQSSSEQLGATKVSRWRPLGLSMLYVAGLASVYAGLGLLAGLTGTMFGTVSANPWAYFTMANLLMVAGLSMLDVIPVRVPSAIMQRAANAGTGGRAAGALIMGAASGLVAAPCSAPVMAAVLTWVSTTKSALLGFTYLFTFSLGMCTLLVLVGVSAGTLSRLPRAGAWMLTVKKGFAFVMIAMAEYYLVKMGQVYF